The proteins below come from a single Halomonas binhaiensis genomic window:
- a CDS encoding outer membrane beta-barrel protein, with product MKKRLALAAAFLVGACVTASNVQAEQWYVGGSAMFWDADDSHHSGDDDIGWRLNGGAQFNRYFAVEGQLGGGSHFDYLTGIYAKGILPLSQGIRLYGLAGLAEVDFHHGDDNDFSWGFGGELDLSPKLSLGADYMNYLDGSRYDFDAVSVGLRYRF from the coding sequence ATGAAGAAGCGTCTTGCTCTCGCTGCGGCTTTTCTTGTCGGTGCTTGTGTCACGGCATCGAATGTTCAGGCCGAACAGTGGTATGTGGGCGGTAGTGCGATGTTCTGGGATGCAGATGACAGCCATCATTCCGGTGACGATGATATCGGCTGGCGCCTGAACGGTGGTGCTCAGTTCAACCGCTATTTCGCTGTGGAAGGCCAACTGGGTGGAGGCTCTCATTTCGATTATCTGACAGGTATCTATGCCAAAGGCATTCTGCCGCTGTCCCAGGGCATTCGCCTGTATGGGCTGGCAGGCCTTGCCGAAGTCGACTTCCACCATGGCGATGATAATGATTTCTCCTGGGGGTTTGGAGGGGAACTAGACTTGAGCCCCAAGTTGTCCCTGGGAGCCGATTACATGAACTATCTGGATGGTTCGCGTTATGACTTCGATGCTGTCAGCGTAGGCCTGCGCTATCGTTTCTAA
- the pta gene encoding phosphate acetyltransferase yields the protein MKMREPSTLLLVPIDPGVALTSACLGLLRSIDTLGLKAGFLQAVCQAPAGDDSAQRTRTLVSTSLGLDSPEPVPYHILENLVHRGDGDAMLELVVERHAHIAQPLDGHAPAIIVVEGLRPGLQASYALDVNAQLASALNAQVILVADGHTASPQQLIERLRLHRQRIDAYGTHYTQGVMLMRLPQTGEENTSERPQPKMAEAASESDAKSLQQHWQQQVASLTGQPLPLIAAVPYLASLSAPRTQDVAKALGARLLHEGDAHQRRVTGTALCARNAEHLLYALRPGMLIVTPADRDDTILATALAARNGVQLAGLLFTHGETPSDALIDFCRPALESGLPVLSVATDSYTTVAQLKDMPNHIPADDPDRAESVAHYVASHCDLDWLAQCVQHDVPRRLSPAAFRHKLVSMAQYQRRRIVLPEGNEPRTLEAAILCQNRGIADCVLLGKRQDIMEVAATRGLELPKELTILDPDEERSRFIAPMVERRKGKLNELTAEDQLQDSVVLGTMMLAEGEVDGLVSGAIHTTANTVRPAFQLIKSAPGYRQVSSVFFMLLPEQVVVYGDCAVNPDPDAETLAEIALQSAASAQAFGIEPRVAMISYSTGVSGSGADVDKVREATRIAKERAPHLAIDGPLQYDAAAIASVGQQKAPGSPVAGRATVFVFPDLNTGNTTYKAVQRSARVVSIGPMLQGLNKPVNDLSRGALVDDIVYTIALTAIQASQRADAHSGTAPSA from the coding sequence ATGAAAATGCGCGAGCCCTCGACCCTACTGCTGGTTCCTATCGATCCTGGCGTAGCACTCACCTCCGCCTGCCTCGGCCTGTTGCGCAGTATTGACACGCTAGGGCTGAAAGCCGGCTTTCTTCAGGCCGTTTGCCAGGCTCCCGCCGGGGATGATTCAGCACAGCGCACCCGCACACTGGTCTCCACGTCTCTAGGGCTGGATTCTCCTGAACCGGTGCCTTACCACATTCTTGAGAACCTGGTTCATCGGGGTGATGGCGATGCCATGCTCGAACTGGTAGTGGAACGTCATGCACATATCGCCCAGCCCCTCGACGGCCATGCTCCTGCCATCATTGTCGTCGAGGGGTTACGACCAGGCCTGCAGGCTTCCTATGCCCTGGATGTCAACGCACAGTTGGCCAGTGCCCTGAACGCCCAGGTGATTCTGGTGGCCGACGGCCATACCGCCTCCCCCCAGCAGTTGATAGAGCGTCTGCGCCTGCACCGCCAGCGCATTGACGCCTATGGTACTCATTACACCCAAGGGGTCATGCTCATGCGCCTCCCTCAGACAGGGGAGGAAAACACCAGTGAACGGCCTCAGCCGAAGATGGCAGAAGCCGCGTCAGAAAGTGACGCAAAGTCACTCCAGCAACACTGGCAACAGCAGGTGGCTTCGCTCACCGGCCAACCTCTGCCATTGATCGCAGCGGTCCCCTACCTGGCCTCTCTTAGTGCCCCTCGTACCCAGGATGTGGCCAAGGCACTGGGAGCCAGGTTACTGCACGAGGGCGATGCTCATCAGCGCCGCGTAACGGGCACCGCCTTGTGCGCGCGCAACGCCGAACACCTTCTCTATGCCTTGCGTCCCGGCATGCTGATCGTCACACCCGCCGATCGTGATGACACCATCCTGGCAACCGCCCTGGCTGCCCGCAACGGGGTCCAATTGGCAGGCCTGCTGTTTACCCATGGCGAAACCCCCAGCGATGCCCTGATTGATTTCTGTCGCCCTGCCCTGGAGTCCGGCCTGCCGGTGTTGTCCGTCGCGACCGACAGCTACACCACAGTGGCGCAATTGAAGGACATGCCTAATCACATTCCTGCCGATGATCCAGACAGAGCAGAGTCGGTGGCGCATTATGTTGCCAGTCACTGCGATCTCGACTGGCTGGCTCAGTGTGTACAACATGATGTCCCTCGGCGTCTGTCGCCAGCAGCCTTTCGCCACAAACTGGTCAGCATGGCCCAGTACCAGCGGCGGCGCATCGTTCTTCCTGAAGGCAATGAGCCGCGCACCCTGGAGGCTGCCATCTTGTGCCAGAACAGAGGCATCGCTGACTGCGTCCTGCTGGGCAAACGTCAGGACATCATGGAAGTGGCTGCCACTCGTGGCCTGGAATTGCCCAAGGAACTGACGATCCTCGACCCTGATGAGGAACGCTCACGCTTCATCGCTCCCATGGTCGAACGTCGTAAAGGCAAGCTCAACGAATTGACCGCAGAAGACCAGCTGCAGGATAGCGTGGTACTGGGCACCATGATGCTGGCTGAAGGTGAAGTGGATGGTCTTGTGTCTGGAGCAATTCATACTACCGCCAACACCGTGCGTCCCGCCTTCCAGTTGATAAAGAGTGCACCGGGATATCGCCAGGTATCTTCGGTATTCTTCATGTTGCTGCCTGAACAGGTCGTCGTCTATGGCGACTGTGCGGTGAATCCGGACCCAGATGCCGAAACGCTTGCCGAAATCGCGCTGCAGAGCGCAGCTTCAGCACAAGCCTTTGGCATAGAACCCAGGGTGGCCATGATCAGCTACTCCACCGGAGTCTCCGGGAGTGGTGCTGATGTGGACAAGGTGCGTGAAGCCACACGTATCGCCAAGGAGAGAGCGCCTCACCTGGCCATTGACGGCCCTCTGCAATATGACGCAGCCGCTATCGCCAGCGTGGGTCAACAGAAAGCTCCTGGCTCGCCAGTGGCAGGCCGTGCGACGGTTTTCGTCTTCCCGGACCTGAATACTGGAAACACCACTTACAAGGCGGTACAGCGCAGCGCCCGGGTCGTCAGCATCGGCCCCATGCTTCAGGGGCTGAACAAACCGGTCAATGACCTGTCCCGAGGTGCTCTGGTAGACGATATCGTCTACACCATCGCCCTGACAGCCATTCAGGCCAGCCAGCGAGCCGATGCTCACTCGGGTACAGCGCCATCAGCTTAA
- a CDS encoding SH3 domain-containing protein → MGRKWILAGVVWAMAMPAMADYAAGLEEFQRGNYASSLYEWRQEAEKGDAKSQFSMGLLYEQGLGTRKSLEDARKWYRLAADNGHMEAQTRLGELYLTGQLEGGDAKAVEWFDKAAGQGDALAQFQLGMLYLEGRGVTADSEKAAGWLEQAAEKGVIQAQNNIGSLYENGQGVEQNATKAFELYEKAARQGDIYAQNNLGAMYAKGNGVERNSAWAVFWFTMAANGGNEVAVDNIPEVLDRLAIKQVAGSRVNIRRGAGTDYDVVAVLRRDDNVHVLGEMEGWSQVYFELNDFPELGWVSSSLLK, encoded by the coding sequence ATGGGACGCAAGTGGATATTGGCCGGAGTGGTCTGGGCCATGGCCATGCCTGCCATGGCGGACTATGCGGCAGGTCTGGAAGAATTTCAGCGCGGAAATTATGCATCTTCATTATATGAATGGCGTCAGGAAGCCGAGAAAGGTGATGCGAAGTCTCAGTTTTCCATGGGGCTGTTGTATGAGCAGGGGCTCGGTACCCGCAAGAGCCTGGAAGATGCTCGCAAATGGTATCGTCTGGCCGCTGACAATGGCCATATGGAAGCTCAGACAAGGCTGGGGGAGCTGTATCTCACCGGACAGTTGGAAGGGGGAGATGCTAAAGCGGTCGAGTGGTTCGACAAGGCAGCAGGTCAGGGAGATGCGCTGGCCCAGTTTCAACTTGGTATGCTTTATCTGGAAGGCCGCGGAGTGACAGCGGACTCAGAAAAGGCGGCTGGTTGGCTTGAACAGGCTGCTGAAAAAGGTGTCATTCAAGCGCAAAATAATATTGGCAGCCTGTACGAGAATGGCCAGGGAGTCGAGCAGAATGCCACCAAGGCTTTTGAATTGTACGAGAAGGCTGCCAGGCAGGGAGATATCTATGCGCAGAACAACCTTGGCGCCATGTATGCCAAGGGTAATGGTGTCGAGCGCAACAGTGCCTGGGCGGTATTCTGGTTCACTATGGCGGCGAATGGGGGCAATGAGGTTGCCGTCGACAACATTCCCGAAGTACTCGACCGGTTGGCAATCAAGCAGGTAGCGGGATCACGCGTCAATATTCGTCGTGGAGCGGGCACCGACTACGACGTGGTGGCAGTGTTGAGGCGTGATGACAACGTTCATGTGCTGGGAGAGATGGAGGGTTGGAGCCAAGTCTATTTTGAGTTGAATGACTTTCCTGAACTCGGTTGGGTGTCATCATCGTTGTTGAAGTAA